A genome region from Drosophila simulans strain w501 chromosome 2R, Prin_Dsim_3.1, whole genome shotgun sequence includes the following:
- the LOC6734949 gene encoding methylosome subunit pICln has product MVLIMRVSPPEHGLLYTANNIKLKLGDKVVGEGTVYIAQNTLSWQPTELAEGISIEWKQVSLHGISSNPRKCIYFMLDHKVEWNGVYGDPPQQAVNGRNGGGSEAEVDEGNGSDEHDEDDNFEDAVDEQFEEVTECWLMPEDIHTVDTMYSAMTTCQALHPDSANSDSEDSDLMQDAGGLEDDAMEEDDALTLGRNGVQNLSLDDDDERFEDADE; this is encoded by the exons ATGGTTCTTATTATGCGTGTTTCCCCGCCGGAACATGGTCTGCTGTATACGGCTAACAATATCAAGCTGAAACTGGGCGACAAAGTGGTGGGCGAAGGCACCGTATACATTGCCCAAAA CACGCTATCATGGCAGCCTACTGAGTTGGCGGAGGGTATATCTATTGAGTGGAAGCAGGTTAGCCTGCACGGTATCTCTTCGAATCCGAGGAAGTGCATCTACTTCATGCTGGACCACAAAGTCGAGTGGAACGGCGTCTACGGAGATCCACCCCAGCAGGCAGTCAATGGTCGGAATGGCGGTGGTTCGGAAGCGGAAGTAGACGAGGGAAATGGCAGCGATGAGCACGATGAGGACGACAATTTCGAGGATGCCGTAGACGAGCAATTTGAAGAGGTCACAGAGTGCTGGCTTATGCCGGAGGACATTCACACCGTAGACACTATGTACAGTGCCATGACGACTTGCCAGGCCCTACATCCAGATTCGGCAAACAGCGATTCGGAAGACAGCGATCTTATGCAGGATGCCGGTGGCTTAGAGGATGATGCCATGGAGGAGGATGATGCTTTGACGCTGGGACGCAACGGCGTGCAGAATCTCAGTttggacgacgacgacgagcgATTCGAGGACGCTGACGAGTGA
- the LOC6734950 gene encoding uncharacterized protein LOC6734950: MSITLDFNGKNFAKGKNLDVHYLPAKIDGDGEANVENCFNNYTREATEFGPGILTNALRGYPLMGEKLKVPEGYRGLVLQETEKPISDTSDRKLRLTGVFQDFTYWNYDKVPSNGDPYRQALLLPDVAQALSQPISEEDLEAEIARNKENAKESP, from the exons ATGTCAATTACTCTAGATTTTAATGGTAAGAACTTTGCCAAGGGAAAGAATTTAGACGTGCACTACTTGCCGGCTAAAATAGACGGCGATGGGGAAGCGAATGTGGAAAATTGCTTCAACAACTACACACGTGAAGCAACCGAATTCGGCCCAGGAATCCTGACGAACGCCTTGCGCGGATATCCTTTAATGGGGGAGAAATTAAAAGTGCCCGAAGGATACCGAGGATTAGTTCTGCAAGAAACAGAGAAGCCCATCAGCGATACCTCCGACCGAAAGTTGCGGCTAACTGGAGTATTTCAGGATTTTACCTACTGGAACTACGACAAAGTGCCGTCCAACGGCGATCCCTACCGACAAGCCCTTCTCCTGCCGGATGTTGCTCAAGCT ctgtCACAGCCCATTAGCGAAGAGGATTTAGAGGCAGAAATCGCTCGTAATAAGGAAAACGCCAAGGAAAGCCCGTAG